A portion of the Candidatus Sysuiplasma jiujiangense genome contains these proteins:
- a CDS encoding D-glycerate dehydrogenase: MPKVLSTCVLPGKYFELLRDSVDLQLWPNEGVPDSSWLKANMGDKEGLIVTLSSRVDRELIDASRKLKVISTYSVGYDHIDVRHARERGICVTYTPDVLTGATADLIFGLLLAVSRRIAEGDAFIRSGMWTEPWRPDFMLGHDVNGKTIGILGGGRIGRAVARRASGFDMNVLYNSRSPKPGFEGRYVSLNTLIQMSDFVVLTVSLNSETFHLMNEERLMMMKAGGFLINASRGGVIDETALFKVLKEGRIGGAALDVFSREPLGSGIAFGNLKNVVLTPHLGSATFETRFKMTEVLVRDLLAVLNGSPPAHAVK; this comes from the coding sequence ATGCCAAAAGTGCTATCGACCTGTGTACTCCCGGGCAAGTATTTCGAATTACTCAGAGACAGCGTGGATTTGCAGTTATGGCCGAATGAAGGAGTCCCGGACAGCTCATGGCTGAAGGCAAACATGGGCGACAAAGAGGGTCTCATTGTCACGCTGTCCAGCAGGGTGGACAGAGAACTGATTGATGCAAGCCGCAAGCTGAAAGTCATAAGTACCTACAGCGTGGGATATGACCACATAGATGTCAGGCATGCGAGGGAACGCGGGATATGTGTGACCTATACGCCCGATGTCCTGACAGGTGCAACGGCCGACCTTATATTCGGTCTCCTGCTTGCCGTCAGCAGGAGAATTGCAGAAGGGGATGCCTTCATCAGGAGTGGAATGTGGACAGAACCCTGGCGACCTGATTTCATGCTCGGCCATGATGTGAATGGAAAGACGATTGGCATACTGGGGGGAGGGCGAATAGGAAGGGCCGTTGCCAGAAGGGCATCAGGTTTCGACATGAACGTTCTCTACAACAGCAGGAGCCCGAAACCCGGCTTCGAAGGAAGATACGTCAGCCTGAACACGCTCATCCAAATGTCCGATTTTGTAGTTCTGACAGTCAGCCTCAACAGCGAAACGTTTCATCTTATGAATGAGGAGAGGCTTATGATGATGAAAGCCGGAGGCTTCCTGATAAATGCTTCCAGAGGGGGAGTAATTGACGAGACCGCACTTTTTAAAGTACTGAAGGAGGGCAGAATAGGCGGAGCTGCACTTGATGTATTTTCAAGGGAACCGCTCGGATCAGGCATTGCCTTTGGAAATCTGAAAAATGTAGTGCTCACGCCACACCTCGGCAGCGCCACGTTTGAAACGCGGTTCAAAATGACAGAAGTGCTTGTCCGTGATTTGCTTGCGGTCCTGAACGGCTCTCCGCCCGCACATGCTGTAAAATGA
- a CDS encoding DUF1641 domain-containing protein → MSENGAVKERGFVLDTAEEKLLHDFITDLPKFNSVMTEFKKLVDEGQLEALSHVLAAVRGMREGLNDEAVESVSRTASRLLELASALSTDDTLKLADTLRRDSSELAETIDLLGRMQREGVLENLASAGYVLRAVREGLNDDAIENLFGNLTEVMSFWKQYSSLLTGEEITSALSKLARIEREGVLDTLIDGAYVLKSFRDGMNDESAANLSELFSEVLAHWRDVQALLNAASSPVLRRMLAVLSSDSLIKQLENAPAKKGGLSLLSPSDPDIRKGLGVIFELLRVIGEEFSRDGDGTARKKN, encoded by the coding sequence TTGAGCGAAAATGGAGCCGTAAAGGAGCGTGGATTTGTACTCGACACTGCGGAAGAAAAGCTACTGCACGATTTCATAACAGATCTGCCGAAGTTCAACAGTGTTATGACCGAATTCAAGAAGCTTGTGGATGAGGGCCAGCTGGAAGCGCTATCGCATGTACTGGCTGCTGTCAGGGGAATGCGGGAAGGACTGAACGACGAAGCTGTAGAGTCTGTCTCCAGAACAGCTTCCCGTTTGCTTGAGCTGGCCTCCGCCCTTTCAACAGACGATACGCTGAAACTTGCTGATACCCTCCGCCGGGACAGCAGCGAACTTGCGGAAACCATCGACCTTCTGGGCAGGATGCAGAGGGAAGGAGTCCTGGAGAATCTCGCAAGTGCAGGGTATGTGCTCAGAGCCGTCAGGGAGGGACTGAACGACGATGCGATAGAGAATTTGTTCGGCAACCTGACCGAAGTTATGTCCTTCTGGAAGCAATATTCCTCGCTCCTTACCGGCGAAGAGATAACGTCGGCACTTTCCAAACTGGCAAGAATAGAACGCGAGGGTGTATTGGATACATTGATCGACGGTGCTTACGTACTGAAGTCGTTTCGTGACGGCATGAACGACGAATCTGCCGCCAACCTATCCGAGCTGTTTTCAGAGGTTCTTGCACACTGGAGAGACGTCCAGGCGCTGCTGAATGCGGCATCATCGCCTGTTTTGAGGAGGATGCTGGCAGTGCTTTCATCAGACTCGCTGATTAAACAGCTTGAAAACGCACCGGCAAAGAAGGGAGGACTTTCGCTTCTGTCTCCCTCTGATCCGGACATAAGAAAAGGACTTGGTGTCATTTTTGAACTCCTGAGGGTAATCGGGGAAGAATTCAGCAGGGACGGTGACGGGACCGCGCGAAAAAAGAATTAA
- a CDS encoding DsrE family protein yields the protein MKIAVVLGSNSLEKVEFAAMTAFLASSMGDETEIFATMDGVQAFRKVPLISSSGDSSRAIKENENGGRYGEYLAKAKATGRVKVIACSMASKLFNLRKEDYTDVVDSIGGLTSFLAQNEGSKIMSIW from the coding sequence TTGAAGATAGCGGTTGTTCTCGGCTCAAACAGCCTGGAAAAGGTAGAATTTGCAGCGATGACGGCATTCCTTGCATCGAGCATGGGTGATGAGACTGAAATTTTTGCTACCATGGACGGTGTTCAGGCATTCAGGAAAGTGCCGTTGATAAGTTCATCAGGAGATTCGTCGCGTGCCATAAAAGAAAACGAAAACGGGGGTAGGTATGGCGAATATCTTGCGAAAGCAAAGGCAACCGGCAGGGTGAAGGTGATCGCCTGCAGCATGGCGTCCAAACTCTTCAACCTCAGGAAGGAGGACTATACAGACGTAGTTGACAGCATAGGCGGTCTTACAAGCTTTCTGGCGCAGAATGAAGGCAGCAAAATAATGAGCATATGGTGA
- a CDS encoding NAD(P)/FAD-dependent oxidoreductase, protein MKNILIAGGGIGGTIVANRIAQKLSNEIDSGNVNVTVLDKSEKHFYQPGFLLVAMGAMQPQETYVMERSVLDRRVRFITGDKGLITKIDADNSEVSTSDGVKHKYDHLVLSTGSHIQPGEIPGFSEGADTFFDLSKAQEMWKKVRSFKEGRVVVDTSLLPHKCPVAPLEITLMLDDYFRKNGIRDKISIDYCYPVAGVFGIPNVNRMMLHIFEERNINVHSQFTLASVDQHAKKMTSKEGETLNYDLLVSIPPHKGAQVIGDSGLGDRRNWVATDKFTLQVKGRDNIYAMGDTTDIAISKAGSTADYESYVVSHNVAADVTGTDSKKNYPGTVFCFIATGMDQATYIRFDYNHPPNPPMPSQIYWWGKLAYNKMYWSLHARTLI, encoded by the coding sequence ATGAAAAATATACTGATTGCAGGTGGAGGGATAGGGGGGACTATTGTTGCCAACAGAATCGCTCAAAAGCTTTCGAATGAAATTGACAGCGGCAATGTAAACGTGACAGTGCTCGATAAAAGCGAGAAACACTTTTACCAGCCCGGTTTTCTTCTGGTAGCAATGGGTGCAATGCAGCCTCAGGAAACTTATGTTATGGAACGCTCCGTGCTTGACAGGAGGGTCAGATTCATAACCGGAGACAAGGGACTCATAACAAAAATTGATGCGGATAACAGCGAAGTGAGCACTTCCGACGGTGTGAAACACAAATACGACCATCTTGTCCTGTCTACCGGATCTCACATACAGCCTGGCGAGATTCCGGGTTTCAGCGAAGGTGCCGACACATTCTTTGACCTTTCAAAGGCACAGGAAATGTGGAAGAAGGTCCGGTCATTTAAAGAGGGAAGAGTGGTCGTGGACACATCCCTGCTTCCGCATAAATGTCCTGTCGCGCCGCTTGAAATAACGCTGATGCTGGACGATTACTTCAGGAAGAATGGAATAAGGGACAAGATCAGCATAGATTATTGCTATCCGGTCGCCGGCGTTTTCGGCATACCCAATGTGAACAGAATGATGCTGCACATTTTCGAGGAGCGCAACATAAATGTTCACAGCCAGTTCACTCTTGCTTCCGTTGACCAGCATGCAAAAAAGATGACTTCCAAAGAAGGCGAAACGCTCAACTACGACCTTCTTGTCAGCATACCGCCACATAAGGGAGCGCAGGTGATTGGCGACTCCGGTCTTGGTGACAGAAGGAACTGGGTCGCAACAGATAAATTCACACTCCAGGTTAAGGGGCGCGACAACATCTACGCCATGGGAGACACCACCGACATAGCCATTTCAAAGGCAGGCTCTACCGCAGACTACGAATCATACGTTGTGAGCCACAATGTTGCAGCAGATGTTACCGGAACAGACAGCAAGAAGAACTATCCCGGTACTGTCTTCTGCTTCATTGCAACTGGAATGGATCAGGCCACCTACATACGCTTTGACTACAACCATCCGCCAAACCCCCCTATGCCCTCACAGATATACTGGTGGGGCAAGCTGGCATACAACAAAATGTACTGGAGCTTGCACGCTCGAACGCTGATTTGA
- a CDS encoding sulfurtransferase TusA family protein has translation MEGMKLYKSIDATSSSCTGPIGELSGAMNDAYAGEGVEIIVSDEATRNDVLAWTAKTGNKVVVDRSEDGKYRMVIQKVK, from the coding sequence ATGGAGGGGATGAAGTTGTATAAGTCGATAGATGCCACGTCATCCAGCTGTACTGGTCCTATTGGGGAATTATCCGGTGCAATGAACGACGCATATGCCGGGGAAGGGGTGGAGATAATTGTTTCTGATGAGGCAACAAGAAACGACGTACTCGCTTGGACGGCAAAGACTGGAAATAAGGTGGTTGTCGACAGATCTGAGGACGGAAAATACAGGATGGTCATACAGAAGGTGAAATGA
- a CDS encoding DNA topoisomerase I — protein MNNLIISEKNSVALRLAIVLSEGKFQRERSPGIPIFRFTRNGDNYTIVGLRGHIVELDYPDKLNSWETTDPKELIYATPEKRVLYKKMVDALVSEAENADWIIVATDFDREGELIGLEAIELIRGENPPTGKVSESVLSDLKIRRARFSSLSRSEVLKAFDELHRLDIKLAKSAECRQLIDLAWGATLTRLLSLAANQVGKNFLSVGRVQSPTLALIARREREIESFVPKSYYTLVADCKKGTEFTAAHEQNPFWEKEKASEIFSRIGGEKTAAVEGYSAEEKEEYGPTPFSTTLFLVDATRLGYSGAEAMDIAERLYSDGLISYPRTDNTVYPRSLYLKGILEKFRQSEFAEDALALLSQEKIVPTRGKVETTDHPPIYPVEAATRKKLSKKEWGIYELIVRRFMASVAPKSVVKNSRARLNIGGELFLADGKEMVYEGWRHYYPYYKFYETKIPELKTGERVEVNGVHLLEDKTRPPSRYNQGNLIKEMEKLGLGTKSTRHEIIQKLYDRKYVQGESIKPTLTGLSVTLALEKRAPEICDSKMTASLEADVDKIADGSKEMEEVVSESRAMLGTVVDEINANREEIGKLIKDAILEQKKIGKCRACGGDLRIIESGRNRFAGCSNYPECAVTYPLPSGYLIKPSESECEVCSLPKIKLISRGSRPIEVCIDPSCESNRLTGSVGKCPKCGRELRIVRSQKGKRFIGCSGYPECNTTYPLPQSGIVSFSGKSCDVCGAPVIEINYQGKGKWSTCANMSCASKSRQSRSRK, from the coding sequence ATGAATAATCTGATAATCAGTGAGAAAAACAGTGTTGCCCTCCGCCTGGCAATAGTCCTTTCGGAAGGCAAATTCCAGAGGGAAAGGTCCCCGGGAATTCCTATTTTCCGTTTTACAAGGAATGGCGATAATTACACAATCGTTGGCTTGAGGGGCCATATTGTCGAATTAGATTATCCCGACAAACTTAACAGCTGGGAAACTACAGATCCGAAGGAGCTGATATATGCAACTCCTGAAAAGCGGGTACTTTACAAGAAGATGGTTGATGCCCTGGTATCTGAGGCGGAAAACGCTGACTGGATAATCGTGGCAACCGATTTCGACAGGGAGGGAGAACTTATCGGTTTGGAAGCTATCGAGCTGATCAGGGGAGAAAATCCGCCTACAGGAAAGGTCTCAGAGTCTGTTCTAAGTGATCTGAAAATCAGGAGAGCTCGTTTTAGCAGTCTCAGTCGCTCTGAGGTGCTGAAGGCATTTGATGAGTTGCACCGCCTGGATATAAAACTTGCAAAATCTGCCGAGTGCAGACAGCTGATAGACCTTGCATGGGGGGCCACGCTTACACGCCTGCTTTCCCTTGCTGCAAACCAGGTTGGAAAGAACTTCCTCTCAGTTGGGCGTGTCCAGAGTCCTACACTGGCACTGATAGCGAGAAGAGAAAGGGAAATAGAAAGTTTCGTGCCAAAAAGCTATTACACACTTGTCGCAGATTGCAAAAAAGGGACTGAATTCACTGCAGCGCATGAGCAGAACCCGTTTTGGGAAAAAGAAAAAGCAAGCGAAATATTCTCCAGGATAGGCGGTGAAAAAACCGCGGCCGTTGAGGGATACTCCGCAGAGGAAAAGGAGGAATACGGTCCAACACCGTTCTCAACCACATTGTTCCTGGTGGACGCCACCAGGCTCGGCTACTCGGGCGCCGAAGCAATGGATATTGCCGAAAGGCTCTATTCAGACGGCCTTATTTCATACCCCCGTACAGACAATACCGTCTATCCGCGTTCCCTCTATCTTAAAGGAATACTCGAGAAATTCAGGCAATCCGAATTTGCAGAGGATGCGCTGGCGCTTCTGTCGCAGGAGAAGATCGTTCCAACAAGAGGCAAGGTCGAGACAACAGACCATCCGCCGATTTATCCTGTGGAAGCTGCAACAAGGAAAAAGCTGTCGAAGAAGGAGTGGGGAATCTACGAGCTGATTGTAAGAAGATTTATGGCTTCCGTTGCTCCCAAATCTGTAGTGAAGAACAGCAGGGCCAGACTCAATATCGGGGGCGAACTGTTTCTCGCTGACGGAAAGGAGATGGTTTATGAGGGGTGGAGACACTATTATCCTTATTACAAATTTTACGAAACGAAAATACCTGAACTAAAGACAGGTGAAAGGGTGGAGGTCAATGGTGTGCATCTCCTTGAGGACAAAACCAGGCCCCCTTCACGTTATAATCAGGGAAATTTGATAAAGGAGATGGAGAAACTCGGTCTCGGAACGAAGAGCACAAGGCATGAGATAATTCAGAAACTCTACGACAGGAAGTATGTGCAGGGAGAGAGCATAAAGCCGACACTTACCGGCCTTTCCGTGACGCTTGCTCTTGAGAAAAGGGCGCCTGAGATTTGTGACAGCAAAATGACCGCAAGTCTGGAAGCCGACGTGGATAAAATCGCCGATGGCAGTAAAGAAATGGAGGAGGTTGTGTCCGAATCCAGGGCCATGCTCGGTACCGTTGTGGATGAGATCAATGCCAACAGGGAGGAAATTGGCAAACTGATCAAGGATGCAATACTTGAACAGAAGAAGATCGGAAAATGCAGGGCGTGCGGCGGCGATCTGAGAATTATTGAGAGCGGCAGAAACCGTTTTGCCGGCTGCTCAAATTATCCCGAGTGTGCGGTGACGTATCCCCTGCCTTCAGGATATCTGATAAAACCGTCGGAAAGCGAATGTGAAGTCTGTTCGCTTCCCAAAATAAAACTGATTTCACGCGGAAGCAGGCCGATTGAGGTCTGCATCGATCCTTCCTGCGAGTCCAACAGGCTAACTGGTTCGGTTGGCAAATGTCCTAAATGCGGCAGGGAGCTGCGCATTGTCCGATCACAGAAAGGGAAGAGATTCATAGGTTGCTCCGGTTATCCGGAATGCAATACGACCTATCCGCTTCCGCAGTCAGGGATTGTATCGTTTTCCGGCAAGAGTTGCGATGTCTGCGGCGCACCAGTCATCGAGATAAACTATCAGGGGAAGGGGAAGTGGAGCACCTGCGCAAATATGTCATGTGCGTCAAAGTCACGTCAATCAAGATCACGCAAGTAG
- a CDS encoding PH domain-containing protein, whose protein sequence is MKELHPSRLSFIRIYLVGAIFIAWGIVYTALAVSPYWREYIHPILVPAASHLSIIFGTADAGSYGLFWLIVTFLLSLAALMLTRRHRHFITFGAFILLIVSAVLLLKTFSFFRTAPGYFLGGITLAAGIAAFVLADYYRKAYKYFITNFRIAMIRRFLTYNEVYVRYENLVDIDVHMSLLGRLFSFGNIIPVTSAGLGLGVNLMGRDGMNGKVSIKGTDIPRAIPSECFFGVKRPYTIRNDIAGFMQKSSSTYELKQIQQELSPRPK, encoded by the coding sequence GTGAAGGAGCTGCACCCGAGCAGGCTTTCATTCATCAGAATATATCTTGTTGGTGCAATTTTCATAGCATGGGGGATAGTATACACGGCGCTGGCGGTGAGCCCATACTGGAGGGAATACATACATCCTATTTTGGTTCCCGCAGCATCGCACCTGTCAATAATTTTCGGTACGGCAGATGCAGGAAGCTACGGATTATTCTGGTTAATTGTAACATTTCTTCTTTCACTGGCGGCACTTATGCTCACCAGAAGACACAGGCATTTTATCACGTTCGGAGCATTCATCCTTCTCATCGTCTCGGCAGTTCTGCTGTTGAAAACATTTTCATTTTTCAGGACGGCACCGGGTTATTTCCTTGGAGGAATTACACTTGCGGCGGGAATAGCTGCTTTTGTACTGGCCGATTATTACAGGAAGGCATACAAGTATTTCATAACCAATTTCAGGATAGCCATGATAAGGAGATTTCTCACCTACAACGAAGTCTATGTCCGTTATGAAAATCTTGTTGATATCGATGTTCATATGTCGCTGCTCGGAAGACTGTTTTCATTCGGGAACATAATACCGGTAACATCGGCAGGCCTCGGACTTGGCGTTAACCTTATGGGAAGAGACGGTATGAACGGCAAAGTAAGCATCAAGGGAACCGACATCCCGAGAGCAATACCCAGCGAATGTTTCTTCGGCGTCAAGCGGCCATATACCATCAGGAATGATATTGCGGGTTTCATGCAGAAATCAAGCAGCACCTATGAATTAAAGCAGATACAGCAGGAATTGAGTCCCCGCCCAAAATAG
- a CDS encoding DUF87 domain-containing protein, whose translation MISGSLKTRLIVSGGTCYSFMAVKQLPANLPEQFICRLLQRFPYLSVSLSTFPLSKKNSIARIDRALTRCGSEIIRRTEVGRHFSHLTELNMELQELRQAIISDRTVLIEAAIVFCVSSRTADDTASMLNELTAELDSAGIKVYDGKFEQEKLSRHFSRSVLPTFDISVTVTEQTLPSLVPFSQTPLIHEEGILIGHDAADLSPVVFDRFTGTNFNSVIVGKSGSGKSFFAKLMLIRENSENTGNYSFILDPLGEFEWVTIFLGGRHVNVKNDGIGIGSVIPSLDTNLIPEIEELFCSIMPDAGTASVFRESFRRRLRNSGSQQISAVLRSIAAEMSKEGRMDAAARIESSLTGELQFLTKGSWIFRDPARVSTIDYSDLNPDVRNAVSIFLLDCTFGLCMELQGRKSIFIDEAWKFIEDRMLLSNLSKAMRHSRHYNLSIVLITQNLKDLVSDSNGSILNNSASLFLFRHEKIEGGMTSVLELDEEDHAFINTVIPRELKYSHSILFTGERKILLEHDSSDIEFILCSTENTETTRFQSFVAETANRTLEQIALMCGGCG comes from the coding sequence GTGATATCAGGGTCACTGAAGACGCGGCTGATTGTCTCTGGCGGCACATGCTATTCATTTATGGCCGTGAAACAGCTGCCAGCGAATTTACCGGAACAGTTTATCTGCAGGCTGCTTCAGCGATTCCCCTACCTCTCAGTTTCTCTGTCGACATTTCCGCTCAGCAAGAAAAACTCGATTGCAAGAATAGACAGGGCCCTTACACGGTGCGGCTCTGAGATTATTCGCAGGACAGAGGTTGGCAGACATTTTTCGCATCTCACAGAGCTTAACATGGAACTGCAGGAACTCAGGCAGGCCATTATCTCAGACAGGACGGTCCTTATCGAGGCAGCGATTGTTTTTTGCGTTTCTTCGAGAACAGCTGACGATACCGCGTCGATGCTCAATGAGCTGACTGCAGAGCTGGATTCAGCGGGAATCAAGGTATACGATGGAAAATTTGAGCAGGAGAAACTTTCCAGACACTTCTCACGCTCAGTGCTTCCAACTTTTGACATATCGGTGACGGTGACCGAGCAGACACTTCCTTCGCTCGTACCTTTCAGCCAGACACCGCTCATTCATGAAGAGGGAATCCTCATAGGGCATGATGCGGCTGATCTTTCACCCGTTGTTTTTGACAGGTTCACAGGAACCAACTTCAACAGTGTCATTGTCGGAAAGAGCGGCAGCGGCAAGAGTTTTTTTGCAAAACTGATGCTCATCAGGGAAAACTCTGAAAACACCGGAAATTACAGTTTCATCCTGGATCCGCTGGGGGAATTCGAGTGGGTGACCATTTTTCTTGGTGGCAGGCACGTAAATGTGAAAAATGACGGAATAGGCATCGGGTCCGTGATTCCATCGCTCGACACAAATCTGATTCCCGAAATCGAGGAACTTTTCTGCAGTATCATGCCGGATGCTGGAACAGCTTCGGTGTTCAGGGAATCGTTCAGAAGGCGGCTGAGAAACAGCGGCTCCCAACAGATTTCGGCAGTACTCCGTTCGATAGCAGCGGAAATGTCAAAAGAGGGGAGGATGGATGCGGCGGCGAGAATTGAAAGCTCACTCACAGGCGAACTTCAGTTTCTGACAAAAGGCAGCTGGATATTCAGAGATCCTGCTCGTGTCAGCACGATAGATTATTCGGATTTGAATCCTGATGTCAGGAACGCTGTGTCCATATTCCTTCTCGACTGCACCTTCGGCTTATGCATGGAACTCCAGGGCAGAAAGAGCATTTTCATTGACGAAGCATGGAAATTCATTGAGGACAGAATGCTGCTTTCCAATCTGTCAAAGGCGATGAGACACTCGCGCCATTACAATCTGAGCATCGTGCTCATAACACAGAATCTGAAGGATCTGGTGTCAGATTCAAACGGAAGCATACTGAACAACTCAGCATCGCTGTTCCTGTTCCGGCATGAAAAGATTGAGGGCGGAATGACTTCAGTTCTCGAGCTTGATGAGGAGGACCATGCTTTCATAAACACCGTAATTCCGCGTGAACTGAAATACAGCCACAGCATTTTGTTCACCGGCGAAAGAAAGATTTTGCTGGAGCATGACTCGAGCGACATTGAGTTTATTCTTTGCAGTACTGAGAACACCGAAACGACTCGATTTCAATCATTCGTCGCCGAGACGGCGAACCGGACACTCGAACAAATAGCACTGATGTGTGGAGGCTGCGGTTGA
- a CDS encoding TrbC/VirB2 family protein, producing the protein MLLFFVCLIGGTIFTVSGTALAATSPQQELVSTLDNVRNLLIAVGTVVAAIGYVITAYMWMLSNGNPEQRYRARKYFVDVTFGIFLLFASSFLVALAQSLVA; encoded by the coding sequence ATGTTACTGTTTTTTGTGTGCCTGATCGGCGGAACTATTTTCACGGTCAGCGGAACGGCACTGGCAGCCACAAGTCCGCAGCAGGAACTTGTCAGCACACTCGACAACGTGCGAAATCTGCTAATAGCAGTGGGAACCGTTGTCGCGGCCATAGGCTACGTGATTACAGCCTACATGTGGATGCTCAGCAACGGCAATCCCGAGCAGAGATACAGAGCCAGGAAATATTTCGTGGACGTGACATTCGGCATATTCCTTCTTTTCGCTTCATCGTTTCTTGTTGCCCTGGCACAATCACTGGTCGCGTGA
- a CDS encoding GNAT family N-acetyltransferase, producing MDISFRRMGSEDIPFVLSVTVEEQWYLTEKDISFYTGNKSALGTVAEIEGIPVGAATAVIYGRSAWIGNVIVKPEMRNIGLGRRLVDSHMLALRENGVEEFMLYAYDRSKSLYERMNFVFDAVFWELALQPDATGRRSISKNVAFGYSDEIGIFDGRYFRNSRSEVLRFASSRPGSGAMTHRNRNGEIDGYLLFSRVDDSYGTELAPFICTADALADMMSSIGIEGGIFHVYVPQQNLRLIDDLRLRYSMVRRIHRGHVGEGKFLPIISRDVISPGFLEMG from the coding sequence ATGGACATTTCATTCAGGAGAATGGGAAGCGAAGATATTCCGTTTGTTCTGTCGGTCACGGTGGAGGAGCAGTGGTATCTGACAGAAAAGGACATTTCCTTCTACACCGGCAACAAAAGCGCGCTTGGTACCGTTGCTGAAATCGAAGGTATTCCGGTCGGGGCAGCAACCGCGGTCATTTATGGAAGGTCTGCCTGGATAGGGAACGTTATCGTGAAACCAGAAATGAGAAATATCGGACTTGGAAGACGGCTTGTTGACAGTCATATGCTCGCACTGAGGGAGAATGGAGTGGAGGAATTCATGCTTTACGCATACGATCGCAGTAAATCACTCTATGAACGCATGAATTTCGTCTTTGATGCAGTCTTCTGGGAACTGGCGCTGCAGCCCGATGCCACGGGCAGAAGGAGTATAAGCAAAAACGTTGCATTCGGGTACAGCGACGAAATAGGCATTTTCGACGGCAGGTATTTTAGAAACTCCCGGTCGGAGGTGCTAAGATTTGCCTCATCCAGGCCAGGTTCCGGTGCCATGACACACCGTAACAGGAACGGCGAGATTGACGGCTATCTGCTCTTCAGCCGTGTTGACGACAGTTATGGAACGGAACTGGCGCCATTTATATGCACAGCCGATGCATTGGCTGATATGATGTCATCGATAGGGATTGAAGGCGGGATATTCCATGTCTATGTGCCGCAGCAGAATCTGCGACTTATTGACGATCTCAGGCTGCGCTATTCAATGGTTCGACGTATTCACAGGGGTCATGTGGGTGAAGGTAAATTCCTGCCGATAATCAGCAGAGATGTCATTTCGCCGGGTTTCCTCGAAATGGGATAA